CCGAGGACGTGCTCTGGGGTAGTCCCTACGGGGCGACGCTCGCCGGTTTCGCACCGCTCAACGCCATCCATCACCACCTGATGGAGTCGGCGCGCGGGGCGACCGACCCGGACGCGCCGCCGCGGGGAGCCCCGCCCTCGCGATTCGAGGTCGTCTCGGTGCTCGCCCCGGCGCCGGGCGTTGCAGTCGCACAGATCCGGCGGCAGGCCGCCACCGCGGACGGGTTCTCCGAGATGGCCCTCTACGTTCTCGTCCAGCGCGAGGGGCGGTGGTGGCTCGCGGCCGCGCAGAACACCCCGATCCGAACTCCTCCGGCGAGCTGACGCGCCGGCGCGTCAGCGCGGGCTGACCCGTCGGCGCGTCAGCGTGGGCTGACGGCTGCGGTGCGGCGCCGATAGCTCTCGTCGCGAGCGCGGGCGAACGTCTCCCCGGGCGTGCTGCCCAGGTAACGCCACGGCCACGCCGTCACCTGGTCGCCGAGGACGTCGAACAGCTCGGCCGCCGCGTCGTACTCCTCGGCCAGCCAGAACGCCATCGCGAGCCGGTTGTGGTCAACCTGCCAGCCGAGCCGGGGCCGGTAGGCAGGGTGGCGCACCGACCGGTCCGCCGCGGCGTGCAGCTCGGCCCGGGTGTCCGGCCGTCGGAGATGGGCCCGGCCGTCCTCGTCCCGGGTGAGGTAGAGCCAGCGCTCGAGGTGCGCGTCGGCGATCAGGCCGGCCAGCCCGGTCTCGGGCGGGGCGGTCGCCGCCGTCTCCAGGGCGAACCGGTGCATCAGCTCGTCGGACCCGCCCCACTTCAGGCAGAGCTGCATGAACAGGCCGGAGTGCGCGCCGAGGTGCCAGCGGTGCCGGGCGACGGCCTCCCCGAACCGGCGCTGCGCCTCCTGCACGCCCAGCCCCATGCCGACACCGCAGACGATCAGCTCGGCCCACGCGGTCGGGTCGTGCGGGTTGCGGGCGATCGCCTCCACCAGGTACTCGTGCGCGAACCGCAGCCGTCGCTCGAAGATGCGGAACTGGGCCGTCGAGGTGTTCTTGGCCCACTTGTTCCCCCGGGCCAGCCACGCCCAGTCGATGGCGTGCGCCCCGCGGACCAGCATCGGCAGGTGTGAGCGCGGCTCGGCGTCGGCCCACTCGCCGGCCCACGCCTGCACGCCCTTCGCTCGGCTGGCCAGCCCCACGTAGAAGCTCAGCGCGTCGGGGTCGTCGACGACACGCAGGAACTCGTGCACCGCCCGCCAGTCCCGGCGCTCCATATCGGCCAGCAAGCGGGCGGCCGCCGGGTCGCCCAGCGTGGGATCGACGGCGGGGATGGGCCTGGACTGCCGCCGGAACGGCGCCATCGATACACCCTCCTATCACGACTCGGCGTCGCGCGCCGATGGCCCCGCACCCTACCGGCCCGGCATCGCCCGCAGTTGCGGTTGCCCTGCTCCGGCGGCTAGCTTCCAGCCTCGTGTCCGATCCCCGTACGGTGCTGGGCGGTTTCGCCGCTCTGAAGGTGGACGGCGTCCCGCACGACGTGCTCGTGCTCCACTCCGGACTGCTGCTGCTCGCCGACCAGAAACGGTCCGGGTCCGACGTCAAGCGGCTGAACGGGCTGGTGGCCGCGGTGGGAGTCGAGGAGCTGATCCGGCAGCACCGCTTCCTCCCGTTCGAGGAGGTCACCCACTCCCGCGTGCACAAGCGGACACCGCTGCGGGTGGAGCTGGATCTGCTCGGCGGGGGCACCTTGACACTGGCCGCGGGGTGGACGACGCCGCTGCTCACCAAGGACAGCGACCGGCTGCTGTGCGACCTGCTGACCGAACTCCCGGCTACCCGGCCGATGCCTGCGGACGGCGCCGAGCAGGCCGCGCGCGCCTGGGCCGAGGACGCGATGGTGCTGGACGGCGTCGCCAACGTCACCGCGAACGAGGTCCCCCACGACCTGCTCGTCCTCGACATCGGGCTGGTGCTGATCGCCGACCCGGGCCCGTTCGAAGTCGGAGAGGCACGCCTCGCCCGGCTGGTGGCGCGCATGCCGGTGTACGAGATCGTCGGCCGTTACTGGCTCGTCCGGTACGAGGACGTGGTCGACGCCCGGATCGTCAAGACCTTGCCGTTGCGCGCCGAACTCGAGCTGTACGACGGGCTTCGGCTGACGATCGCCGAGCGGATGGTGAGCCAAAGCCTCACCCGAGACGGCCGGGCGGTTTTCGTCGACGCTCTCCGGTCGGTGGGCGCGGTCACGCCGTAGCGGTCCGACCGAACCGCGTATTTCGCAGCTCCGGCCCACTCGAGTTAACCGGACTTAAGGGAGAGTCACGCTGCGGAGCGAATTCCCACACCGCCGCAGACTCTCTTCGTCGCGGCGATAGGCGATTCGCGCGGAAAGGCCGACCTCTGCCAGAAGTCCTTCAAGCGGGCGTTAAGTGGCATGTAAAGAACGGGTC
This genomic window from Cryptosporangium minutisporangium contains:
- a CDS encoding DUF4440 domain-containing protein — its product is MSRPTLGDPAAQAAAELAVKEFAAELQRGGDTFDADLYDRSFAEDVLWGSPYGATLAGFAPLNAIHHHLMESARGATDPDAPPRGAPPSRFEVVSVLAPAPGVAVAQIRRQAATADGFSEMALYVLVQREGRWWLAAAQNTPIRTPPAS
- a CDS encoding DUF4034 domain-containing protein, giving the protein MAPFRRQSRPIPAVDPTLGDPAAARLLADMERRDWRAVHEFLRVVDDPDALSFYVGLASRAKGVQAWAGEWADAEPRSHLPMLVRGAHAIDWAWLARGNKWAKNTSTAQFRIFERRLRFAHEYLVEAIARNPHDPTAWAELIVCGVGMGLGVQEAQRRFGEAVARHRWHLGAHSGLFMQLCLKWGGSDELMHRFALETAATAPPETGLAGLIADAHLERWLYLTRDEDGRAHLRRPDTRAELHAAADRSVRHPAYRPRLGWQVDHNRLAMAFWLAEEYDAAAELFDVLGDQVTAWPWRYLGSTPGETFARARDESYRRRTAAVSPR